In Streptomyces hawaiiensis, one genomic interval encodes:
- a CDS encoding ROK family transcriptional regulator — METPGSQSSLHRANLERVVRAVRLAGSLTQAEIARTTGLSAATVSNIVRELKDGGTVEVTPTSAGGRRARSVSLSGDAGIVIGVDFGHTHLRVAIGNLAHQVLAEESEPLDVDASSAQGFDRAEQLVTRLIEATGVDRSKIAGVGLGVPGPIDVESGTLGSTAILPGWTGTKPAEELRDRLGVPVHVDNDANLGALGEMVWGSGRGVRDLAYIKVASGVGAGLVISGKIYRGPGGTAGEIGHITLDESGPVCRCGNRGCLETFAAARYVLPLLQSSHGTDLTMEGVVRLARDGDPGCRRVIADVGRHIGSGVANLCNLLNPSRVVLGGDLAEAGELVLGPIRESVGRYAIPSAARQLSVLPGALGGRAEVLGALALALSEMGDSTLLDGTAPGVLQAVTPAFT, encoded by the coding sequence GTGGAGACTCCGGGGTCGCAGTCATCGCTGCACCGAGCCAACCTGGAGCGGGTCGTACGAGCCGTGCGCCTGGCGGGCTCCCTCACCCAGGCCGAGATCGCGCGGACGACAGGTCTGTCCGCGGCGACGGTCTCCAACATCGTCCGGGAGTTGAAGGACGGCGGCACCGTGGAGGTCACGCCGACCTCCGCCGGCGGCCGCAGGGCCCGCAGCGTGTCGCTGAGCGGCGACGCCGGCATCGTCATAGGCGTCGACTTCGGCCACACCCACCTCCGCGTCGCCATCGGCAACCTCGCCCACCAGGTCCTGGCGGAGGAGTCCGAGCCCCTCGACGTCGACGCCTCGTCCGCCCAGGGCTTCGACCGCGCGGAACAGCTGGTCACCCGCCTGATCGAAGCCACCGGCGTCGACCGCTCCAAGATCGCCGGCGTGGGCCTCGGCGTCCCCGGCCCGATCGACGTCGAGTCCGGCACCCTCGGCTCGACCGCCATCCTCCCCGGCTGGACCGGCACCAAGCCCGCCGAGGAGCTGCGCGACCGCCTCGGCGTCCCCGTGCACGTGGACAACGACGCCAATCTCGGTGCCCTGGGCGAGATGGTCTGGGGCAGCGGCCGAGGCGTCCGCGACCTGGCCTACATCAAGGTCGCCAGCGGCGTCGGCGCGGGCCTGGTGATCAGCGGCAAAATCTACCGCGGCCCCGGCGGCACTGCCGGAGAAATCGGACATATTACACTCGATGAATCCGGCCCGGTCTGCCGTTGCGGAAATCGCGGCTGCCTGGAGACCTTCGCGGCCGCGCGCTACGTGCTCCCGCTCCTCCAGTCCAGTCACGGCACCGATCTGACCATGGAAGGCGTCGTACGGCTCGCCCGGGACGGAGACCCGGGCTGCCGTCGGGTGATCGCCGACGTCGGCCGCCACATCGGCAGTGGAGTGGCCAATCTCTGCAATCTGCTGAACCCGAGCCGCGTGGTCCTCGGCGGTGATCTCGCCGAGGCCGGCGAGCTGGTGCTCGGGCCGATCCGGGAGTCCGTCGGCCGCTATGCCATCCCCAGTGCGGCACGCCAGTTGTCCGTTCTCCCCGGTGCCCTCGGCGGCCGTGCGGAGGTGCTCGGAGCGCTCGCGCTCGCCCTCAGCGAGATGGGCGATTCGACCCTTCTGGACGGAACTGCTCCAGGCGTACTGCAGGCAGTCACCCCTGCCTTCACTTAG
- a CDS encoding GH92 family glycosyl hydrolase, with amino-acid sequence MQRKARHRWGSAVVSATAFALALGSQGVAVALPETPERPDRGFASSFEADDPVPDWVNTVDTTPGGTKRASGVDGGYSSGIPGNVTDQVTDVRASAENTGGGEVKENLVDGEPSTKWLVFEPAGWVEFELGKSIKLVRYALTSANDHDERDPKDWALKGSSDGKDWKTLDTRSGESFSERFQTKTYDLAEPGEYRHFRLDVTGNNGGDILQLADLQLSTGGTDGPVPQDMLSLVDRGPSGSPTAKAGAGFTGKRALRYAGRHTADGRAYSYNKVFDVNVAVGRDTRLSYRVFPSMADGDLDYDATNVSVDLAFTDGTHLSDLRATDQHGFPLTPQGQGAAKILYVNQWNNVASRIGSVAAGKTVDRILVAYDSPGGPARFRGWLDDVTIETAAPERPKAHLSDYAVTTRGTNSSGGFSRGNNFPATAVPHGFNFWTPVTNAGSLSWLYDYARANNADNLPTIQAFSASHEPSPWMGDRQTFQVMPSVAAGTPELGREARELAFRHENEVARPYYYGVRFENGLKAEMAPTDHAAALRFTYPGDDASVLFDNVTDQAGLTLDQENGVVTGYSDVKSGLSTGATRLFVYGEFDQPVSEGSSAGVKGYLRFKADDRTVTLRLATSLIGLDQAKDNLRQEIPEGRSFEAVKKSAQRQWDRLLGKVEVEGATPDQLTTLHSSLYRLYLYPNSGFEKAGGKHRYASPFSPMPNPDTPTHTGAKIVDGKVYVNNGFWDTYRTTWPAYAFLTPSRAGELVDGFVQQYKDGGWTSRWSSPGYADLMTGTSSDVAFADAYVKGVDFDAKAAYEAAVKNATVVPPNPGVGRKGMATSPFLGYTSTETHEGLSWALEGYLNDYGISRMGRKLYEETGERRYKEESDYFLNRAQDYVNLFDAKAGFFQGRDAEGDWRVESSTYDPRVWGHDYTETNGWGYAFTAPQDSRGLANLYGGRKGLADKLDAYLSTPETASPEFVGSYGGVIHEMTEARDVRMGMYGHSNQVAHHALYMYDAAGQPWKTQKNVREVLSRLYTGSEIGQGYHGDEDNGEQSAWYLFSALGFYPLVMGSGEYAIGSPLFTKATVHLENGRELVVKAPRNSAKNVYVQGLKVNGRTWTKTSLPHSLVAKGGVLEFDMGPRPSSWGTGGHAAPVSVTRDDKVPAPRADVLKGDGALFDDTSATDAAVTSVDLPVSKGAQAVQYTLTSSADRAKAPAGWTLQGSSDGTTWRTLDRRSGEAFAWDRQTRAFSVRSPGTYEKYRLVLDGEATLAEVELLS; translated from the coding sequence ATGCAGCGGAAAGCTCGGCACAGATGGGGTTCGGCGGTCGTGTCGGCGACCGCCTTCGCTTTGGCCCTGGGTTCGCAGGGCGTTGCGGTCGCACTGCCAGAAACCCCTGAGAGACCCGATCGGGGGTTCGCGTCCTCGTTCGAGGCGGACGACCCTGTTCCGGACTGGGTGAACACCGTCGACACCACCCCCGGCGGCACCAAAAGGGCCTCGGGCGTCGACGGCGGCTACAGCAGCGGCATACCGGGCAATGTGACCGACCAGGTCACCGACGTCCGGGCCAGTGCCGAGAACACCGGCGGCGGTGAGGTGAAGGAGAACCTCGTCGACGGCGAACCGAGCACCAAGTGGCTCGTCTTCGAGCCCGCCGGCTGGGTCGAGTTCGAATTGGGCAAGTCCATCAAATTGGTGCGCTATGCACTGACATCGGCCAATGACCACGACGAGCGCGACCCGAAGGACTGGGCCCTGAAGGGCTCCTCCGACGGCAAGGACTGGAAGACCCTGGACACCCGCTCCGGCGAGTCCTTCTCCGAGCGGTTCCAGACGAAGACCTACGACCTGGCGGAGCCCGGCGAGTACCGGCACTTCCGGCTGGACGTCACCGGGAACAACGGCGGCGACATCCTCCAGCTCGCCGACCTCCAGCTGTCCACGGGCGGCACGGACGGGCCCGTCCCGCAGGACATGCTCTCCCTGGTCGACCGGGGCCCGAGCGGCTCCCCCACCGCCAAGGCGGGCGCCGGGTTCACCGGAAAGCGGGCCCTGCGTTACGCCGGCCGGCACACCGCCGACGGGCGGGCCTACTCGTACAACAAGGTCTTCGACGTGAACGTGGCCGTCGGCCGGGACACGCGGCTGTCGTACCGGGTCTTCCCGTCGATGGCGGACGGCGACCTCGACTACGACGCGACGAACGTCTCCGTCGACCTGGCCTTCACCGACGGCACCCATCTGAGCGACCTGCGCGCCACCGACCAGCACGGTTTCCCGCTGACCCCGCAGGGGCAGGGCGCGGCGAAGATCCTCTACGTCAACCAGTGGAACAACGTGGCCTCGCGGATAGGGTCGGTCGCGGCCGGGAAGACCGTGGACCGGATCCTGGTGGCGTACGACTCCCCCGGGGGTCCGGCGAGGTTCCGGGGCTGGCTGGACGACGTGACCATCGAGACCGCCGCCCCCGAGCGGCCGAAGGCGCATCTGTCGGACTACGCGGTGACGACCCGGGGCACCAACTCCAGCGGCGGCTTCTCCCGCGGCAACAACTTCCCGGCGACCGCGGTGCCGCACGGCTTCAACTTCTGGACGCCGGTGACCAACGCGGGTTCGCTGAGCTGGCTGTACGACTACGCACGTGCGAACAACGCGGACAACCTGCCGACGATCCAGGCGTTCAGCGCGAGCCACGAGCCGAGCCCCTGGATGGGTGACCGGCAGACCTTTCAGGTGATGCCGTCCGTCGCGGCAGGGACGCCCGAGCTGGGCCGGGAGGCGCGGGAGCTGGCCTTCCGGCACGAGAACGAGGTCGCGCGGCCGTACTACTACGGGGTGCGGTTCGAGAACGGGCTGAAGGCCGAGATGGCGCCGACCGACCACGCGGCCGCGCTGCGCTTCACCTATCCCGGTGACGACGCGAGCGTCCTCTTCGACAACGTGACCGATCAGGCGGGGCTGACCCTGGACCAGGAGAACGGGGTCGTCACCGGTTACTCGGACGTCAAGTCCGGGCTGTCGACGGGCGCGACCCGGCTGTTCGTCTACGGCGAGTTCGACCAGCCGGTGAGCGAGGGCTCCTCGGCCGGTGTGAAGGGCTACCTCCGCTTCAAGGCCGACGACCGGACCGTCACGCTGCGTCTGGCGACCTCGCTGATCGGCCTCGACCAGGCCAAGGACAATCTGCGCCAGGAGATCCCGGAGGGCAGGTCGTTCGAGGCGGTGAAGAAGAGCGCCCAGCGGCAGTGGGACCGGCTGCTCGGCAAGGTCGAGGTCGAGGGCGCGACCCCCGACCAGCTGACGACGCTGCACTCCAGCCTGTACCGGCTGTATCTGTACCCCAACTCCGGTTTCGAGAAGGCCGGCGGGAAGCACCGGTACGCCTCGCCGTTCTCCCCCATGCCGAACCCGGACACCCCGACGCACACCGGCGCGAAGATCGTCGACGGCAAGGTGTACGTGAACAACGGCTTCTGGGACACCTACCGGACGACCTGGCCCGCGTACGCGTTCCTCACTCCGTCCCGGGCGGGTGAGCTGGTCGACGGGTTCGTGCAGCAGTACAAGGACGGCGGCTGGACGTCCCGCTGGTCCTCCCCCGGCTACGCGGACCTCATGACGGGCACGTCCTCGGACGTGGCGTTCGCGGACGCGTACGTCAAGGGCGTCGACTTCGACGCGAAGGCGGCGTACGAGGCGGCCGTGAAGAACGCGACGGTCGTACCGCCGAACCCCGGCGTCGGCCGCAAGGGCATGGCCACCTCCCCCTTCCTCGGCTACACGAGCACCGAGACCCACGAGGGCCTGTCCTGGGCGCTGGAGGGCTACCTCAACGACTACGGCATCTCCCGCATGGGCCGGAAGCTGTACGAGGAGACCGGCGAGCGGCGCTACAAGGAGGAGTCGGATTACTTCCTCAACCGCGCCCAGGACTATGTGAACCTCTTCGACGCGAAGGCCGGGTTCTTCCAGGGCCGCGACGCCGAGGGCGACTGGCGGGTCGAGTCCTCCACGTACGACCCGCGGGTGTGGGGGCACGACTACACCGAGACCAACGGGTGGGGGTACGCCTTCACCGCGCCGCAGGACAGTCGCGGCCTCGCGAACCTCTACGGCGGCCGGAAGGGCCTCGCCGACAAGCTCGACGCGTACCTCTCCACCCCGGAGACGGCCTCCCCCGAGTTCGTCGGCTCCTACGGCGGTGTCATCCACGAGATGACCGAGGCGCGGGACGTGCGGATGGGCATGTACGGGCACTCCAACCAGGTCGCCCACCACGCCCTCTACATGTACGACGCGGCCGGGCAGCCCTGGAAGACGCAGAAGAACGTCCGCGAGGTGCTGTCCCGGCTGTACACGGGCAGCGAGATCGGGCAGGGCTACCACGGCGACGAGGACAACGGCGAGCAGTCGGCCTGGTACCTGTTCTCCGCGCTCGGCTTCTACCCGCTGGTGATGGGCAGCGGCGAGTACGCGATCGGCTCGCCCCTGTTCACGAAGGCGACCGTGCATCTGGAGAACGGGCGCGAGCTGGTGGTGAAGGCGCCCAGGAACAGCGCGAAGAACGTGTACGTGCAGGGGCTGAAGGTCAACGGCCGGACCTGGACGAAGACCTCGCTGCCCCACTCGCTGGTCGCCAAGGGTGGTGTCCTGGAGTTCGACATGGGTCCGAGACCCTCGTCCTGGGGCACGGGCGGGCACGCCGCGCCCGTGTCGGTCACCCGGGACGACAAGGTGCCGGCGCCGCGCGCGGACGTGCTGAAGGGTGACGGCGCACTGTTCGACGACACATCGGCGACGGACGCCGCCGTGACCTCCGTGGACCTGCCCGTCTCGAAGGGTGCCCAGGCGGTCCAGTACACGCTGACGTCGTCGGCGGACCGGGCGAAGGCGCCGGCCGGATGGACGCTCCAGGGCTCCTCCGACGGCACGACCTGGCGGACGCTGGACCGGCGCTCCGGGGAGGCTTTCGCCTGGGACAGGCAGACCCGCGCGTTCTCGGTGAGGTCACCGGGTACGTACGAGAAGTACCGCCTGGTCCTCGACGGTGAGGCGACACTGGCGGAGGTCGAACTGCTCTCCTGA
- a CDS encoding sugar ABC transporter substrate-binding protein, translating to MRRAAVAIAAGAMAVSLAACGSAKESGDNADSTGSAKKGDDIKVGLLLPENATARYEKFDRVLIEKKVKELTNGKGEVVYANAKQDASTQNQQVDTMVTNKVDVLIVDAVDSKAIAGSVKKAKDAGIPVVAYDRLAEGPIDAYTSFDNVTVGKTQGEALLKALGDKAKDGQIVMMNGSSTDPNAAQFKQGAHSVLDGKVKIGREYDTKEWKPENANSNMEGAISALGKDKIVGVYSANDGMAGGIITALKAAGIADIPVTGQDAELAGVQRIVTGEQYMSVYKPYPQEADVAAEMAVALAQGKSLDSIAKDKVDSPTTKAIPSVLVPVVSLTKDNIKDTVIKDGIYTVNEICAGKYKAACDKIGLN from the coding sequence ATGCGTCGCGCCGCTGTTGCTATTGCCGCCGGTGCGATGGCCGTTTCGCTTGCTGCCTGTGGCAGCGCCAAGGAGTCGGGCGACAACGCCGATTCCACCGGGTCCGCCAAGAAGGGCGACGACATCAAGGTCGGCCTGCTCCTTCCGGAGAACGCGACCGCGCGCTACGAGAAGTTCGACCGGGTGCTCATCGAGAAGAAGGTCAAGGAGCTCACCAACGGCAAGGGTGAGGTCGTCTACGCCAACGCCAAGCAGGACGCCAGCACGCAGAACCAGCAGGTCGACACGATGGTGACCAACAAGGTCGACGTGCTGATCGTGGACGCGGTGGACTCCAAGGCCATCGCCGGCTCGGTGAAGAAGGCCAAGGACGCGGGCATCCCCGTCGTCGCCTACGACCGCCTGGCCGAGGGCCCGATCGACGCCTACACCTCGTTCGACAACGTCACCGTCGGCAAGACCCAGGGCGAAGCCCTGCTGAAGGCCCTCGGCGACAAGGCCAAGGACGGCCAGATCGTCATGATGAACGGGTCCTCCACCGACCCGAACGCCGCCCAGTTCAAGCAGGGCGCGCACTCCGTCCTCGACGGCAAGGTGAAGATCGGCCGCGAGTACGACACCAAGGAGTGGAAGCCGGAGAACGCCAACTCCAACATGGAGGGCGCCATCTCCGCCCTCGGCAAGGACAAGATCGTCGGCGTGTACTCCGCCAACGACGGCATGGCGGGCGGCATCATCACGGCCCTGAAGGCCGCCGGCATCGCCGACATCCCGGTCACCGGCCAGGACGCCGAACTCGCGGGTGTGCAGCGCATCGTCACCGGTGAGCAGTACATGAGCGTCTACAAGCCCTACCCGCAGGAGGCGGACGTCGCGGCCGAGATGGCCGTCGCCCTCGCCCAGGGCAAGTCGCTCGACTCGATCGCCAAGGACAAGGTCGACAGCCCGACCACCAAGGCCATCCCCTCCGTCCTCGTTCCGGTCGTCTCGCTGACGAAGGACAACATCAAGGACACCGTCATCAAGGACGGCATCTACACGGTGAACGAGATCTGCGCGGGCAAGTACAAGGCCGCCTGCGACAAGATCGGCCTCAACTAG
- the ngcE gene encoding N-acetylglucosamine/diacetylchitobiose ABC transporter substrate-binding protein — protein MGSTSAENHGTEGVGRRDLIKRSAALGLISVPTMSFLSACASSGGDDSGDKAKAGKKTAKNPLAVNDTAGMEFVLFDGGFGKEYAEDAVKIYEKNFPEATVKFSATQKIQSTLQPRFNQGTPPDLIDNSGAEQMDMGVLVGKNQLTDLTPLLDAPSYDDPDKKVRDTLRPGIVEMGQFDGEKVWILYYAYTVYGVWYSQKALASLDEQYPETWDQMLAVCAKAKKKGMAGWTYAGKYPYYLPFSLYPMIGKVGGREVLDAIDNLEPNAWKHPAVKACFDAYYELYKKGYVLKGTPGLDHIQSQTAWAEGKALFIPNGSWVENESANVIPEDFDLAVSAPTGLDSSDKMPFGTIWASGGEPFIVPAKAKNAPGGMEQLRIMLSEASSKNFTGKVKSLTAYDGGTDGVALTPGLKSGVAALDKAGENVVNPRLQDWYVQLQKEKIGVSGLGEMMAGRLTPAEAIKKIQGFADEAAKDDSIKHYKHQ, from the coding sequence ATGGGATCCACTTCCGCCGAGAACCACGGCACCGAAGGTGTCGGCCGCCGTGATCTGATCAAACGGTCTGCCGCGCTCGGGCTGATCTCCGTCCCCACCATGAGTTTTCTGTCCGCCTGCGCCAGCAGCGGCGGCGACGACAGCGGGGACAAGGCCAAGGCCGGCAAGAAGACCGCGAAGAACCCGCTCGCCGTCAATGACACGGCCGGTATGGAATTCGTCCTGTTCGACGGCGGCTTCGGCAAGGAGTACGCCGAGGACGCCGTGAAGATCTACGAGAAGAACTTCCCCGAGGCGACGGTGAAGTTCTCCGCCACCCAGAAGATCCAGTCCACGCTCCAGCCCCGCTTCAACCAGGGCACCCCGCCGGACCTCATCGACAACTCCGGTGCCGAGCAGATGGACATGGGTGTCCTGGTCGGCAAGAACCAGCTCACCGACCTCACCCCGCTGCTGGACGCGCCCTCCTACGACGACCCGGACAAGAAGGTCCGCGACACGCTGCGCCCCGGCATCGTGGAGATGGGCCAGTTCGACGGCGAGAAGGTCTGGATCCTTTACTACGCCTACACGGTGTACGGCGTCTGGTACTCGCAGAAGGCCCTGGCCTCGCTCGACGAGCAGTACCCCGAGACCTGGGACCAGATGCTCGCGGTCTGCGCGAAGGCCAAGAAGAAGGGCATGGCGGGCTGGACGTACGCGGGCAAATACCCGTACTACCTCCCCTTTTCGCTTTACCCGATGATCGGCAAGGTCGGCGGCCGCGAGGTCCTCGACGCGATCGACAACCTGGAGCCGAACGCTTGGAAGCACCCGGCCGTCAAGGCCTGCTTCGACGCGTACTACGAGCTCTACAAGAAGGGTTACGTCCTCAAGGGCACCCCGGGCCTGGACCACATCCAGTCGCAGACCGCCTGGGCCGAGGGCAAGGCGCTGTTCATCCCGAACGGCTCCTGGGTGGAGAACGAGTCGGCCAACGTCATCCCCGAGGACTTCGACCTGGCCGTCTCCGCGCCCACCGGCCTCGACTCCTCCGACAAGATGCCCTTCGGCACCATCTGGGCCTCCGGCGGTGAGCCCTTCATCGTCCCGGCCAAGGCGAAGAACGCCCCCGGCGGCATGGAGCAGCTGCGCATCATGCTCAGCGAGGCCTCCTCGAAGAACTTCACCGGCAAGGTGAAGTCGCTGACCGCGTACGACGGCGGCACCGACGGCGTCGCCCTCACCCCCGGTCTGAAGTCGGGTGTCGCGGCGCTGGACAAGGCCGGCGAGAACGTGGTGAATCCCCGTCTCCAGGACTGGTACGTGCAGTTGCAGAAGGAGAAGATCGGCGTGTCCGGTCTGGGCGAGATGATGGCGGGCCGCCTCACCCCGGCCGAGGCCATCAAGAAGATCCAGGGCTTTGCCGACGAGGCGGCCAAGGACGACTCCATCAAGCACTACAAGCACCAGTAA
- a CDS encoding carbohydrate ABC transporter permease, giving the protein MKTTETPAPLPAESGAPITKTDVRPPAPPKEKKEGTVLNVFSHGVLVVWAFMVVLPLLWAVMTSFKDDRSIFSSPWSLPDSLHFDNWSRAWTQANMSDYFLNTVLVVGGSLIGTLVLGSMAAYVLARFDFPGNRFIYYLFIGGMSFPIMLALVPLFYVVNNMGLLNTIHGLILVYIAYSLPFTVFFLTAFFRTLPTSIAEAAFVDGASHSRTFFQIMIPMAKPGLISVGIFNFLGQWNQYMLPTVLNTDPDKRVLTQGLVQLAVSQGYKGDWSGLFAGLVMAMLPVLAAYIIFQRQVVQGLTAGALK; this is encoded by the coding sequence ATGAAGACGACCGAAACCCCCGCTCCGCTCCCGGCCGAGTCCGGAGCACCCATCACCAAGACGGACGTCCGCCCGCCCGCGCCCCCGAAGGAGAAGAAGGAAGGCACGGTCCTCAACGTCTTCTCCCACGGCGTCCTGGTCGTCTGGGCGTTCATGGTGGTCCTGCCGCTGCTCTGGGCGGTCATGACGTCCTTCAAGGACGACCGCTCCATCTTCAGCTCCCCCTGGTCACTCCCGGACTCCCTGCACTTCGACAACTGGTCGCGGGCGTGGACCCAGGCCAACATGAGCGACTACTTCCTCAACACGGTCCTCGTGGTGGGCGGTTCACTCATCGGCACCCTGGTCCTCGGCTCCATGGCGGCCTACGTCCTGGCCCGCTTCGACTTCCCGGGCAACCGCTTCATCTACTACCTGTTCATCGGCGGCATGAGCTTCCCGATCATGCTCGCGCTGGTCCCGCTGTTCTACGTCGTGAACAACATGGGCCTGCTGAACACCATCCACGGCCTGATCCTGGTCTACATCGCCTACTCGCTGCCGTTCACGGTGTTCTTCCTGACCGCGTTCTTCCGCACGCTGCCGACGTCGATCGCCGAAGCGGCCTTCGTGGACGGCGCGTCCCACAGCCGCACGTTCTTCCAGATCATGATCCCCATGGCCAAGCCGGGCCTGATCAGCGTCGGCATCTTCAACTTCCTGGGCCAGTGGAACCAGTACATGCTCCCCACGGTCCTCAACACCGACCCCGACAAACGCGTCCTCACCCAGGGCCTGGTCCAGCTGGCGGTCAGCCAGGGCTACAAGGGCGACTGGTCGGGCCTCTTCGCGGGCCTGGTGATGGCGATGCTGCCGGTGCTCGCGGCGTACATCATCTTCCAGCGGCAGGTGGTGCAAGGGCTTACTGCGGGGGCGCTGAAGTAG
- a CDS encoding carbohydrate ABC transporter permease has product MQHGKYRFIVGFLALPLGLYALFVVWPFIQSIYYSFTDWTGLSPEFKMVGFDNYSRMLDDDIFWKSLQHSLLFALLLPVVTIGLALFFAFMINVGGRKRKNGPVITGVRGSSFYKIVYFFPQVLSIAIVALLFAFAYNPDSGAINSLLRGIGLDDLQPLWLGDPDLALWAVMAVLVWSTVGFFVVLFSAGMASIPAEMYEAALLDGANRVTTFFRVTLPLLWDTVQSGWVYMGILALGAESFAVVQIMTTGPGGPDYSTTVMVLYVYQKAFRDGQAAYATTIGVALLVVTLAFAAVVMRLGRRERLEY; this is encoded by the coding sequence ATGCAGCACGGCAAGTACCGGTTCATCGTGGGCTTCCTGGCACTGCCCCTCGGCCTGTACGCGCTCTTCGTGGTCTGGCCGTTCATCCAGTCCATCTATTACTCGTTCACGGACTGGACCGGCCTGAGCCCCGAATTCAAGATGGTCGGTTTCGACAACTACAGCCGGATGCTCGACGACGACATCTTCTGGAAGTCGTTGCAGCACAGCCTGCTGTTCGCCCTCCTGCTGCCGGTGGTGACGATCGGCCTCGCGCTGTTCTTCGCCTTCATGATCAATGTGGGCGGCAGAAAGAGAAAGAACGGCCCCGTGATCACCGGCGTCCGAGGCTCCTCGTTCTACAAGATCGTCTACTTCTTCCCGCAGGTCCTCTCGATCGCCATCGTCGCGCTGCTGTTCGCGTTCGCGTACAACCCGGACAGCGGCGCGATCAACTCGCTCCTGCGCGGCATCGGCCTGGACGACCTCCAGCCCCTGTGGCTGGGCGACCCCGACCTCGCACTGTGGGCGGTGATGGCGGTCCTCGTCTGGTCGACGGTCGGCTTCTTCGTCGTCCTCTTCTCCGCCGGCATGGCCTCCATCCCGGCGGAGATGTACGAGGCCGCGCTCCTGGACGGCGCGAACCGCGTCACCACCTTCTTCCGGGTCACCCTGCCCCTGCTGTGGGACACCGTGCAGTCCGGCTGGGTCTACATGGGCATCCTCGCCCTGGGCGCCGAGTCGTTCGCGGTCGTGCAGATCATGACGACCGGGCCGGGCGGCCCCGACTACTCGACCACCGTCATGGTCCTGTACGTGTACCAGAAGGCGTTCCGTGACGGGCAGGCCGCCTACGCCACCACCATCGGTGTCGCCCTGCTCGTCGTCACGCTGGCCTTCGCCGCCGTGGTGATGCGGCTGGGCCGTCGCGAGCGGCTGGAGTACTGA
- a CDS encoding ATP-binding cassette domain-containing protein, with translation MVHVSATPVLALRGVSKRFGAVQALTDVELEVHAGEVVALVGDNGAGKSTLVKTIAGVHPIDEGVIEWDGRSVQINKPHDAQNLGIATVYQDLALCDNIDVVGNLYLGREIRKRGVLDEVEMERRSRELLDTLSIRIPSVRIPIASLSGGQRQTVAIARSMLGEPKLVILDEPTAALGVEQTAQVLDLVERLRERGHAVILISHNMADVKAVADKVAVLRLGRNNGVFEVKSTSQEEIISAITGATDNAVTRRAARTNGEVSK, from the coding sequence ATGGTTCACGTGTCCGCTACGCCCGTGCTGGCGTTGCGCGGGGTCTCCAAGCGGTTCGGTGCCGTTCAGGCGCTCACCGACGTAGAGCTTGAGGTCCACGCCGGTGAAGTGGTCGCCCTGGTGGGCGACAACGGCGCCGGAAAGTCCACGCTGGTCAAGACGATCGCCGGCGTGCACCCCATCGATGAGGGCGTCATCGAATGGGACGGCAGGTCCGTCCAGATCAACAAGCCGCACGACGCCCAGAACCTGGGCATCGCGACCGTCTACCAGGACCTCGCGCTCTGCGACAACATCGACGTCGTCGGCAACCTCTACCTGGGCCGGGAGATCCGCAAGCGCGGCGTCCTGGACGAGGTGGAGATGGAGCGCCGCTCCCGCGAGCTGCTCGACACGCTGTCGATCCGCATCCCCAGCGTGCGCATCCCGATCGCCTCGCTCTCCGGCGGTCAGCGCCAGACCGTGGCCATCGCCCGTTCCATGCTCGGGGAGCCCAAGCTGGTCATCCTCGACGAGCCCACCGCCGCCCTCGGCGTCGAGCAGACCGCACAGGTCCTCGACCTGGTCGAGCGGCTGCGCGAGCGCGGCCACGCAGTGATCCTCATCAGCCACAACATGGCCGATGTGAAGGCCGTCGCGGACAAGGTCGCCGTGCTGCGCCTCGGGCGCAACAACGGCGTCTTCGAGGTCAAGTCGACCTCGCAGGAAGAGATCATCTCCGCCATCACCGGCGCCACCGACAACGCCGTGACCCGCCGTGCGGCGCGCACGAACGGGGAGGTTTCCAAGTGA